From a region of the Paraburkholderia hospita genome:
- a CDS encoding DUF1501 domain-containing protein, with product MKRREFLTMAAAASASLSMPRVFAAPHASSGISTQLDAGATGRAPGKLLILIELKGGNDGLNTVIPFADSTYYALREHIAIPRDRVLPLDERTALHPAMRALLPLWRDEQLAVVQGVGCAQDHISHFRSTEIWDTASCADVYRRDGWLTRAVGQCAAMQRGVAAASFGSVESGPFAGSADRVETDEVWARVDDPDAAPHVEGIDADEGEGEGARVSGATRALQVSAPTLRDSIDAALRTIVDRTQPHTCGAIRLTLDGFDTHSNQPARHAALLEQLAEGCATLRAELTRRGRWRDTLIMTYSEFGRSARENIHRGTGHGGGAAHFVLGGQVRGGLYGRAPDLARLNSAGNLPVEIDFRQLYATALGPFLNLDANAVLQDDVPPLPLLRT from the coding sequence ATGAAGCGACGCGAGTTTCTGACGATGGCAGCGGCAGCGAGCGCCTCGCTATCGATGCCGCGCGTGTTCGCCGCGCCGCACGCAAGCAGCGGCATATCGACGCAACTGGATGCGGGCGCAACGGGTCGCGCGCCGGGCAAGCTGCTTATCCTGATCGAACTGAAGGGCGGAAACGACGGTTTGAACACCGTCATTCCTTTCGCCGATTCCACTTACTACGCGCTGCGTGAACACATCGCGATACCGCGCGACCGTGTGCTGCCGCTGGACGAGCGTACGGCGCTGCATCCCGCGATGCGTGCGCTGCTGCCTCTCTGGCGCGATGAACAACTGGCTGTCGTGCAGGGTGTCGGTTGCGCGCAGGATCATATATCGCATTTCCGCTCGACGGAGATCTGGGACACGGCATCGTGCGCCGATGTGTATCGGCGCGACGGCTGGCTGACGCGTGCGGTCGGGCAATGCGCCGCGATGCAGCGAGGCGTTGCGGCGGCATCATTCGGCAGCGTGGAGTCGGGGCCGTTCGCCGGTTCCGCGGATCGTGTCGAGACCGATGAGGTGTGGGCGCGTGTCGATGACCCCGATGCCGCGCCGCACGTCGAAGGGATCGACGCGGACGAAGGCGAAGGCGAGGGCGCGCGCGTTTCCGGCGCCACGCGAGCACTTCAGGTGAGCGCGCCGACGCTTCGGGATTCGATCGATGCCGCGCTGCGCACGATCGTAGACCGGACGCAGCCGCATACGTGCGGCGCGATTCGGCTAACGCTCGATGGTTTCGACACGCACAGCAATCAGCCCGCGCGGCACGCGGCTTTGCTCGAGCAGCTCGCCGAAGGCTGCGCGACGCTTCGCGCGGAATTGACGCGACGCGGCCGCTGGCGCGACACGCTCATCATGACGTACTCGGAATTCGGCCGCTCCGCGCGCGAGAACATTCATCGTGGCACCGGGCATGGCGGCGGCGCCGCGCATTTCGTGCTGGGTGGTCAGGTGCGTGGAGGCTTGTACGGTCGCGCGCCCGATCTCGCGCGATTAAATAGCGCCGGCAATCTGCCTGTCGAGATCGACTTCAGGCAGCTCTACGCGACCGCGCTTGGCCCGTTCCTGAATCTGGATGCAAACGCGGTCCTTCAGGACGACGTCCCGCCGCTGCCATTGCTACGCACGTAA
- the ompR gene encoding osmolarity response regulator transcription factor OmpR has protein sequence MPTMETKNPSKILVVDDDPRLRDLLRRYLGEQGFNVYVAENAPSMNKLWVRERFDLLVLDLMLPGEDGLSICRRLRGSNDRTPIIMLTAKGEDVDRIVGLEMGADDYLPKPFNPRELVARIHAVLRRQSPSELPGAPSETSEVFEFGEFALNLATRTLTKAGQEIPLTTGEFSVLKVFARHPRQPLSREKLMELARGREYEVFDRSLDVQISRLRKLIEPDPGSPRFIQTVWGLGYVFIPDGAA, from the coding sequence ATGCCGACCATGGAAACCAAAAACCCCTCGAAAATCCTCGTCGTCGATGACGACCCGCGTCTGCGCGATCTGCTGCGCCGCTACCTCGGCGAGCAGGGCTTCAACGTTTATGTCGCCGAGAACGCGCCCTCGATGAACAAGCTGTGGGTGCGTGAACGTTTCGACCTTCTGGTGCTCGACCTGATGCTGCCGGGCGAAGACGGTCTTTCCATCTGCCGGCGTCTGCGCGGCAGCAACGATCGCACGCCGATCATCATGCTCACCGCCAAGGGTGAGGATGTCGATCGTATCGTTGGCCTCGAAATGGGCGCTGACGACTACTTGCCCAAGCCGTTCAATCCGCGCGAGCTGGTCGCGCGCATTCACGCGGTGCTGCGCCGCCAGTCGCCGTCCGAATTGCCGGGCGCGCCGTCGGAGACGTCGGAAGTCTTCGAGTTCGGCGAGTTCGCGCTGAACCTCGCCACGCGCACGCTCACCAAGGCCGGCCAGGAAATCCCCCTGACCACGGGCGAGTTCTCGGTGCTCAAGGTGTTCGCGCGTCATCCGCGCCAGCCGCTGTCGCGCGAAAAGCTGATGGAACTGGCGCGCGGCCGTGAATACGAAGTGTTCGACCGCAGCCTCGACGTGCAGATTTCGCGTCTGCGCAAGCTGATCGAGCCGGACCCGGGCAGCCCGCGCTTCATCCAGACAGTCTGGGGTCTGGGATACGTGTTCATCCCCGACGGCGCAGCCTGA
- a CDS encoding ATP-binding protein, protein MRIDRRLLTLAFGGLFWRTFLLIALLIAVSLAAWFQSFRVIEREPRAQRVALQLVAIVKLTRTALLYSDPDLRRALLQDLESNEGVRVYPRETTDKYKLQPDESLNRLIEHDIRGRLGDDTIIAQSVNDIPGVWISFKIDDDDYWVALDRDQLDSVTGLQWAGWGIFALALSLFGAAFITSLVNRPFARLAMAARKVGSGQAPEKLPERGMGVAAETNRSFNQMVQDLEQLEADRALMLAGISHDLRTPLARLRLETEMSPSDQATKDAMIDDIEQMDMIIGRFLDYARPVQRMPEPVDLSVIAGELAARMSSEDGMRLVTRLAPSAVIEADETDIRRVVGNLIENARKYGLSESDGIPHVILETRVSHSRVELSVVDEGPGIPEDQLALVTRPFYRVNSARTQANGTGLGMAIVQRLVGRYRGALRLRNRTPLPGLEVTIEFPLAKSV, encoded by the coding sequence ATGCGGATCGACCGGCGCCTCCTGACGCTCGCGTTCGGCGGCCTGTTCTGGCGAACGTTCCTGCTGATCGCGCTCCTGATCGCGGTCAGCCTCGCCGCCTGGTTCCAGAGCTTCCGTGTGATCGAGCGCGAGCCGCGCGCGCAACGCGTCGCGCTGCAGCTCGTCGCGATCGTCAAGCTCACGCGTACCGCACTCCTCTATTCCGATCCCGATCTGCGGCGCGCACTGCTGCAAGATCTGGAGAGCAATGAAGGCGTGCGCGTGTATCCGCGCGAAACCACCGACAAGTACAAGCTCCAGCCCGATGAATCGCTCAACCGTCTGATCGAGCATGACATTCGCGGACGCCTCGGTGACGACACGATCATCGCGCAGTCGGTGAACGACATTCCAGGCGTGTGGATCAGCTTCAAGATCGACGACGACGATTACTGGGTGGCGCTCGACCGCGATCAGCTCGATAGTGTGACGGGTCTGCAATGGGCAGGCTGGGGTATTTTCGCGCTCGCGTTGTCGCTATTTGGCGCGGCGTTCATCACGAGTCTCGTGAACCGGCCGTTCGCGCGGCTCGCGATGGCCGCGCGCAAGGTCGGTTCCGGCCAGGCGCCGGAGAAGCTGCCGGAACGCGGCATGGGCGTCGCGGCCGAAACCAACCGAAGCTTCAACCAGATGGTGCAGGACCTGGAGCAACTCGAAGCGGACCGCGCGTTGATGCTCGCTGGCATTTCGCACGACCTGCGCACGCCGCTGGCGCGTCTGCGGCTGGAAACGGAAATGAGTCCGTCCGACCAGGCGACCAAGGACGCGATGATCGACGACATCGAGCAGATGGACATGATCATCGGGCGCTTCCTGGATTACGCGCGCCCTGTGCAGCGGATGCCGGAACCTGTCGACCTTTCCGTGATCGCTGGAGAACTGGCTGCGCGCATGTCGAGCGAAGACGGCATGCGGCTGGTGACGCGACTGGCGCCGTCAGCTGTGATCGAAGCGGACGAGACCGATATCCGCCGAGTCGTCGGCAATCTGATCGAGAACGCGCGCAAGTACGGACTGTCCGAGTCTGATGGCATCCCGCATGTGATTCTTGAGACGCGGGTGTCGCATTCGCGAGTCGAGTTGTCGGTCGTCGACGAAGGCCCGGGCATTCCCGAAGATCAGCTCGCGCTCGTCACGCGCCCGTTCTACCGCGTGAACTCGGCACGCACGCAGGCCAACGGCACGGGGCTTGGGATGGCGATCGTGCAGCGGCTCGTCGGACGCTATCGGGGCGCGTTGCGACTACGCAACCGCACGCCGCTGCCTGGGCTCGAAGTGACGATCGAGTTCCCGCTCGCCAAAAGCGTCTGA
- a CDS encoding peroxiredoxin translates to MKTVGDKVEAFTVTAAKPGFNNHEENGVSAFEEITESSFPGKWKIIYFYPKDFTFVCPTEIVEFGKLAKDFEERDAVLLGGSVDNEFVKLAWRREHKDLNKLNHYAFGDVKGELIDQLGVRDKEAGVALRATFIVDPDNTIQHVSVNNLNVGRNPEEVLRILDGLQTDELCPCNRAVGGATL, encoded by the coding sequence ATGAAAACTGTCGGCGATAAAGTCGAAGCCTTTACCGTGACGGCTGCGAAGCCAGGTTTCAACAACCACGAAGAGAACGGCGTATCGGCGTTCGAAGAAATCACCGAATCGTCGTTCCCGGGCAAGTGGAAGATCATCTATTTCTACCCGAAGGACTTCACGTTCGTTTGCCCGACGGAAATCGTCGAGTTCGGCAAGCTGGCCAAGGACTTCGAAGAGCGTGACGCCGTCCTGCTCGGCGGCAGCGTCGACAACGAATTCGTCAAGCTCGCATGGCGCCGTGAGCACAAGGACCTGAACAAGCTGAACCACTACGCGTTCGGCGACGTCAAGGGCGAACTGATCGACCAGCTCGGCGTGCGCGACAAGGAAGCTGGCGTCGCACTGCGCGCCACGTTCATCGTCGATCCGGACAACACGATCCAGCACGTTTCGGTGAACAACCTGAACGTCGGCCGTAACCCGGAAGAAGTTCTGCGTATTCTGGACGGTCTGCAAACGGACGAACTGTGCCCGTGCAACCGCGCTGTCGGCGGCGCGACGCTGTAA
- a CDS encoding carboxymuconolactone decarboxylase family protein, producing the protein MEFIAAIKELIPDYAKDIRLNLDGTIARSSLQGNDAVGVALAAAFAAKSPKIIAAIREAGVLSPEEVNGALTAAALMGMNNVWYPYVEMTENADLKSQPAGLRMNAYASHGGVDKRRFEMYALAASIIGKCHFCVKSHFDTLINEGMSSTQLRDVGRIAAVVNAAAQVIVAEGK; encoded by the coding sequence ATGGAATTCATCGCAGCGATTAAAGAGCTTATTCCTGATTACGCCAAAGACATTCGCCTGAATCTGGACGGCACGATTGCGCGCTCGTCGCTGCAAGGCAACGATGCCGTTGGCGTCGCGCTGGCCGCCGCGTTCGCTGCGAAGAGCCCGAAGATCATCGCCGCGATCCGTGAAGCGGGCGTACTGTCGCCGGAAGAAGTCAATGGCGCGCTGACGGCCGCCGCGCTGATGGGCATGAACAACGTCTGGTATCCGTACGTCGAGATGACGGAAAACGCCGATCTGAAATCGCAGCCGGCCGGCCTGCGGATGAACGCGTACGCTTCGCATGGCGGCGTCGACAAGCGCCGCTTCGAAATGTACGCGCTGGCCGCGTCGATCATCGGCAAGTGCCATTTCTGCGTGAAGTCGCACTTCGATACACTGATCAACGAAGGCATGAGTTCGACGCAACTGCGCGACGTGGGTCGCATTGCAGCTGTCGTCAACGCGGCTGCACAGGTGATCGTGGCTGAAGGCAAGTAA